From the genome of Pirellulales bacterium, one region includes:
- a CDS encoding helix-turn-helix domain-containing protein: protein MNSVSAAPVPLLVDTPTAARMLGVSARTVWTLANCGELRPTRIGRAVRFSVAELERFIAEREAFSSDSAK, encoded by the coding sequence ATGAATTCTGTATCTGCTGCGCCGGTCCCGCTGTTGGTTGATACTCCGACAGCGGCCCGGATGCTGGGCGTGAGTGCGCGAACAGTTTGGACACTGGCCAACTGTGGTGAATTGCGCCCGACGCGAATCGGCCGCGCGGTTCGATTCTCTGTTGCCGAGCTTGAGCGGTTTATTGCAGAGCGTGAAGCGTTCTCAAGCGATTCGGCGAAGTGA